The Streptomyces tendae DNA segment TTGGGTGATCGAGGACCACGGCAGCACCAACGGCACGTTCGTGCAGGGGCAGCGGATCCACCACCTGGAGTTCGGCGCCGACACGGTGCTGAACCTGGGCAACGCGAACGACGGGCCGCGCGTGACGCTGTCCGGCGTCGGCGCCGCACCGCAGGCCCAGCCGCAACAGCCGTACGCGGCCCAGGGCGCGAACGCCGGCTGGGCACAGCAGGCCCAGCAGCCGCCCGTGCAGCAGCCGGGCGCAGGGCACCCCGGCTGGCAGCAGCCGCAGCAGGCGGCGCCGCAGATCCCGCAGCAGCAGGGACCCGGTGGTGGCGCGGGGGCGCCGCCGGTCTACGGCGACCGCAGCCCCACCACGTTCCATCAGTTCTCGCTCGGCCGCGTGATGCGCATCGGCCGTGCCCTGGAGAACGACCTGGTCGTCTCGGACCTCCAGGTCTCCCGCAACCACGCGGAGTTCCACTCGACGCCCGACGGGCGCATGGAGATCCGCGACCTCGGCTCGCACAACGGCACTTACGTCAACGGCCAGCCGATCGCCAAGGGCGGCTCGCAGCTGCTCGGCCCGACCGACATCGTCGGCGTCGGCCACTCCACGTTCCGGATCGTCGGCGACCGGCTCGAGGAGTTCGTCGACACCGGTGAGGTGTCCTTCTCCGCGCGCCACCTGACAGTCGAGGTCGACGGCGGCAAGCAGATCCTCAAGGACGTCTCCTTCGGCGTGCCCGAGAAGTCGCTGATCGCGGTCATCGGCCCCTCCGGTTCCGGCAAGTCGACGCTGCTCAAGGCGCTCACCGGCTACCGCCCCGCCAACCAGGGCGAGGTGCTGTACGACAACCGCGACCTCTACAAGCAGTTCGCCGAGCTGCGCCAGCGCATCGGTCTGGTCCCGCAGGACGACATCCTGCACAAGGAGCTGACCGTCAAGCGGGCCCTGAAGTACGCGGCCAAGCTGCGGTTTCCCGCCGACACCACGGCGGCCGAGCGCGAGGCCCGCATCGACGAAGTGCTGCGCGAGCTGAAGTTGGACATCCACAAGGACAAGAAGGTCACGTCCCTGTCCGGTGGTCAGCGCAAGCGCGTGTCCGTGGCACTGGAGCTGCTCACCAAGCCGTCGTTGATCTTCCTGGACGAGCCGACCTCCGGCCTCGACCCGGGCATGGACCGCGACGTCATGCAGCTGCTGCGCGGACTGGCCGACGACGGCCGCACCGTCCTCGTGGTGACCCACTCGGTGGCCGAGCTCGCCATCTGCGACAAGCTGCTGGTGATGGCGCCGGGCGGTTCGGTCGCTTACTTCGGCCCGCCCGAGGAGGCGCTGAACTTCTTCGGCTACGACACCTGGGCCGACGTCTTCTCCGCCTTCGAGAACTACCGCGACTACGACTGGGCGGGCCGCTGGAAGGGCTCGCAGCACTACCAGATGTACGCGGCGGACATCGACGCGGTCGCCCCGCAGTCCGTAGCGGTCCCGGCGATGCAGGCGATGAAGCCGCCCAAGCCGCAGGGCTGGCTGTCGCAGTTCTCCACCCTGGTGCGCCGCTACGTCTCGGTGATCGTCTCCGACAAGGGCTTCCTCGCCCTGATGGTGATCCTGCCCGCCGTGCTCGGCGCGGTGAGCCTGCTCATCGACGCGGACAAGGGCCTGCTGCCCAACCCGCCCAACCAGAGCGGCCGGATCATCCCGAACGGCACGGCGACCACGGTGCTGCTGATCCTCGCGGTCGGCGCCTGTTTCGCCGGAGCCGCCAACTCCGTGCGTGAGCTGATCAAGGAACGGGTCATCTACGAGCGGGAGCGCGCCACCGGCCTGTCCCGCTCGGCGTACCTGATGTCCAAGGTGTTCGTGCTCGGCATGATCACGGTGCTCCAGGGCCTCCTGGTCGGCGTGATCGGCTTCTCCAGCCGGGAGATCCCGGAGGAGGGTCTGGTCTTCGGGAAGTTCACGCTGCTGGAGCTCTCGGTGCCGATCATGGCGCTCGGCTTCACCTCGATGATGTTCGGCCTGATCATCTCCTCGCTGGTGAAGACCGCCGAGAAGACCATGCCGCTGCTGGTGATGTTCGCGATCATCCAGGTCGTGTTCACCGGCTGCCTGTTCACCCTGCACGGCTCGATCGGCGTGAACCAGTTCTCGTTCCTGATGCCGTCGCGCTGGGCGGTGGCCGCGTCGGGCGCCACGCTGGACTTCAACAAGATCAGCCCGCCGGAGACCGCGGGCGACACCGACCCGCTGTGGGAGCACACGGCCGGCGCCTGGGCGATGGACATGGGCGCGCTGCTCGTCCTCGGTGTGATCTGCGGCTTCTTCGTGGCGCGCTTCCTGCGCCGCCATGAGCCCGAGGTCATGCGCAAGTAGTCCCGCCGTA contains these protein-coding regions:
- a CDS encoding ABC transporter ATP-binding protein/permease, which translates into the protein MPELVLESNGRTWTLDPSKAYTLGRDPQGDVVLDDARVSWRHATIRHNGRSWVIEDHGSTNGTFVQGQRIHHLEFGADTVLNLGNANDGPRVTLSGVGAAPQAQPQQPYAAQGANAGWAQQAQQPPVQQPGAGHPGWQQPQQAAPQIPQQQGPGGGAGAPPVYGDRSPTTFHQFSLGRVMRIGRALENDLVVSDLQVSRNHAEFHSTPDGRMEIRDLGSHNGTYVNGQPIAKGGSQLLGPTDIVGVGHSTFRIVGDRLEEFVDTGEVSFSARHLTVEVDGGKQILKDVSFGVPEKSLIAVIGPSGSGKSTLLKALTGYRPANQGEVLYDNRDLYKQFAELRQRIGLVPQDDILHKELTVKRALKYAAKLRFPADTTAAEREARIDEVLRELKLDIHKDKKVTSLSGGQRKRVSVALELLTKPSLIFLDEPTSGLDPGMDRDVMQLLRGLADDGRTVLVVTHSVAELAICDKLLVMAPGGSVAYFGPPEEALNFFGYDTWADVFSAFENYRDYDWAGRWKGSQHYQMYAADIDAVAPQSVAVPAMQAMKPPKPQGWLSQFSTLVRRYVSVIVSDKGFLALMVILPAVLGAVSLLIDADKGLLPNPPNQSGRIIPNGTATTVLLILAVGACFAGAANSVRELIKERVIYERERATGLSRSAYLMSKVFVLGMITVLQGLLVGVIGFSSREIPEEGLVFGKFTLLELSVPIMALGFTSMMFGLIISSLVKTAEKTMPLLVMFAIIQVVFTGCLFTLHGSIGVNQFSFLMPSRWAVAASGATLDFNKISPPETAGDTDPLWEHTAGAWAMDMGALLVLGVICGFFVARFLRRHEPEVMRK